A genome region from Streptomyces pratensis includes the following:
- a CDS encoding adhesin: MVCPRCGSVERSPGGSGSWIARETLTGRISALPRRRKTLLAAGVVVALGGLATAVSLLAAGAEGARTEAVGTAGAVPAPAGGGAPTRIGSGDAEPTGDAMPEPSAEAGRYRYTAWAGPGCTTGGYAEHGRFENGDAGWYTVESGGFQGSSCDGRFSAVPMSGSPDQDRGSSAVWSWHLGDGFRECALTVFVPTSVRDRDVAGDPAVYRVLSDPHDKDSAYTGFAVRQPEHRGTAVDVRTYPVKGDTFAVQLVDRGRDWGDAALVGAHHAAAQLKASCR, encoded by the coding sequence ATGGTCTGTCCCCGGTGCGGCTCCGTGGAGCGCTCGCCCGGCGGGAGCGGTTCCTGGATCGCCCGGGAGACACTGACGGGCCGGATCTCCGCGCTGCCCCGGCGGCGGAAAACGCTGCTGGCGGCGGGAGTCGTGGTGGCCCTGGGCGGTCTGGCCACCGCCGTGTCGCTGCTCGCCGCGGGGGCGGAGGGCGCGCGCACGGAGGCCGTGGGCACGGCCGGTGCCGTACCGGCGCCGGCCGGCGGCGGAGCCCCGACCCGGATCGGGTCAGGGGACGCCGAGCCGACCGGTGACGCCATGCCGGAGCCCTCTGCCGAGGCCGGCCGTTACCGCTACACGGCGTGGGCCGGGCCCGGCTGCACCACGGGCGGCTACGCCGAGCACGGGCGATTCGAGAACGGCGACGCCGGCTGGTACACCGTCGAGTCGGGCGGTTTCCAGGGGAGTTCCTGCGACGGCCGGTTCAGTGCCGTCCCCATGTCGGGGAGCCCGGACCAGGACCGGGGGAGCAGTGCCGTCTGGTCCTGGCATCTCGGAGACGGCTTCCGCGAGTGCGCGCTGACGGTCTTCGTGCCCACCAGCGTCCGCGACAGGGACGTGGCGGGTGACCCGGCCGTGTACCGGGTCCTCTCAGACCCGCACGACAAGGACTCGGCCTACACGGGCTTCGCGGTCCGTCAGCCGGAGCACCGGGGCACCGCCGTCGACGTACGGACCTACCCGGTCAAGGGCGACACCTTCGCCGTGCAACTGGTCGACCGGGGCCGGGACTGGGGCGACGCCGCACTGGTGGGCGCGCACCACGCGGCGGCACAGCTGAAGGCCTCCTGCCGCTGA
- a CDS encoding MFS transporter, which translates to MTTAEPTRADTGPQPAERVSVRIPAQAAGDGDRPDSSIRSRIRRHPVLLTTAVAAAVHLLWFFFFANSGGDIAAQDAWAEFVGRHPGTAYNLSWYGGMHPVSYSVVSPYLMSVLGVRTTMMIAGTVSSALTALILVRVPAVRNPLACALAGVFAYLCNALSGRVTFGLGMMFAVGAVAAVFCWPHRWRRKRWAKAVVAAPLAGLATAGSPVAGLFLGVVAAALFLNKRRPGAYAIGLPPVVVVALSSWWFPFSGTQPMSLGTLSLPFIFSVLVFFLVPRGWHTVRTAAAVYGVGTLLTYVIDSQIGSNVSRMAMLFAGIALLAALPYTAPRTRRWYALVLAFAGLNFWIGFKGVDDIVRTAPTASWARELAPLVNQLQKVGAERGRVEVVPASSHREASALDSYVNLARGWNRQADMKRNPLFYDDTLDAVNYHEWLNRWAVHYVVLPAGKLDGSGAEQEAALIAKGQPYLQPVWSDANWKLFRVLDPVPLADPPATVERADDDKLTIHVRSAGRVLIRIPYSRWLAVVDDEGKSVERPQETEASKERSAEDGNAPKDFTNVHGCLIKVEEDGDGDEWTELLAPRPGVYRLAAPYQLKPGTPCPEELRQ; encoded by the coding sequence GTGACCACCGCTGAGCCGACACGGGCGGACACCGGTCCACAGCCCGCCGAACGTGTCTCCGTCCGCATCCCGGCCCAGGCCGCCGGAGACGGCGACCGGCCCGACAGCTCGATACGGAGCCGCATCCGGCGCCACCCGGTCCTGCTGACGACCGCGGTCGCCGCGGCAGTGCACCTGCTCTGGTTCTTCTTCTTCGCGAACAGCGGCGGCGACATCGCCGCCCAGGACGCCTGGGCCGAGTTCGTCGGCCGCCACCCCGGTACCGCGTACAACCTCTCCTGGTACGGCGGGATGCACCCGGTCTCGTACAGCGTGGTCTCGCCGTACCTGATGTCGGTGCTCGGCGTCCGTACGACCATGATGATCGCCGGCACGGTGTCCTCGGCGCTCACCGCGCTGATCCTGGTCCGGGTGCCCGCCGTGCGCAACCCTCTCGCCTGTGCGCTCGCCGGGGTCTTCGCGTACCTGTGCAACGCCCTTTCCGGCCGGGTGACGTTCGGGCTCGGCATGATGTTCGCGGTCGGGGCCGTGGCCGCGGTCTTCTGCTGGCCCCACCGCTGGCGTCGCAAGCGGTGGGCGAAGGCCGTCGTCGCCGCGCCGCTGGCGGGGCTCGCGACGGCGGGCAGCCCGGTCGCCGGCCTCTTCCTCGGGGTGGTCGCGGCGGCGCTGTTCCTGAACAAGCGGCGCCCCGGGGCGTACGCGATCGGCCTGCCGCCCGTCGTGGTGGTGGCCCTGTCCTCGTGGTGGTTCCCCTTCTCCGGTACGCAGCCGATGTCGCTGGGGACGCTCTCGCTGCCGTTCATCTTCTCCGTCCTGGTGTTCTTCCTCGTGCCCCGGGGCTGGCACACGGTTCGCACGGCCGCCGCCGTGTACGGGGTGGGGACACTCCTCACGTACGTCATCGACTCTCAGATCGGGTCGAACGTCTCGCGCATGGCGATGCTGTTCGCCGGTATCGCGCTGCTGGCCGCCCTGCCCTACACGGCACCGCGTACCCGCCGTTGGTACGCCTTGGTCCTCGCCTTCGCCGGACTGAACTTCTGGATCGGCTTCAAGGGCGTGGACGACATCGTGCGCACCGCGCCCACCGCCTCGTGGGCCCGCGAGCTGGCTCCCCTGGTCAACCAGCTCCAGAAGGTGGGGGCGGAGCGGGGCAGGGTCGAGGTGGTGCCGGCCAGCAGTCACCGGGAGGCGTCGGCGCTCGACTCGTACGTCAACCTGGCCCGTGGCTGGAACCGGCAGGCCGACATGAAGCGCAACCCCCTCTTCTACGACGACACCCTCGACGCCGTGAACTACCACGAGTGGCTGAACCGCTGGGCCGTGCACTACGTGGTGCTGCCGGCCGGGAAGCTGGACGGCAGCGGAGCGGAACAGGAGGCCGCGCTGATCGCGAAGGGCCAGCCGTATCTTCAGCCGGTCTGGAGCGACGCCAACTGGAAGCTGTTCCGGGTCCTGGACCCGGTGCCTCTCGCCGACCCGCCCGCGACCGTGGAGCGGGCCGACGACGACAAGCTGACGATCCATGTGCGGTCGGCGGGCCGCGTCCTGATCCGCATCCCGTACTCCCGGTGGCTCGCAGTCGTGGACGACGAGGGCAAGAGCGTGGAGCGGCCGCAGGAGACGGAGGCTTCCAAGGAGCGCTCGGCGGAGGACGGGAACGCCCCGAAGGACTTCACCAACGTCCACGGCTGCCTGATCAAGGTGGAGGAGGACGGGGACGGCGACGAGTGGACCGAGCTCCTCGCCCCGCGCCCCGGGGTCTACCGCCTGGCGGCGCCGTACCAGCTGAAGCCGGGCACGCCGTGCCCCGAGGAACTGCGCCAATAA
- a CDS encoding GOLPH3/VPS74 family protein, translating to MGRSRRTIPEELLLLALDPTTGTTAQPQSLDLGLAGAQLVELALAGRIAPDGDRIAVVMPRPTGDPTLDSALELLRRRGSPVRAVHWIGGPRLGLRQIYLAHLERCGMVHAVAGQMCGVLPTTRYQATDTAISRDIRTRLDSAIRTGVPPDPRTAALAALAHAVGLGKHLYPGNEGRSSRSRLRDLIRHDPMGGLVAHAVMDVQNGVAVQPRRNQQTAGVPLQPQAQARRGSMAHTSVH from the coding sequence ATGGGCAGGAGCCGCAGAACAATTCCGGAGGAGCTTCTGCTGCTCGCTCTGGACCCGACCACGGGTACCACAGCGCAGCCGCAGTCGCTCGACCTCGGCCTGGCCGGGGCACAGCTAGTGGAGCTGGCTCTGGCAGGACGGATAGCCCCTGACGGGGATCGTATCGCCGTGGTGATGCCACGGCCGACAGGAGATCCGACTCTGGACTCCGCACTGGAACTGCTGCGCCGTCGTGGCAGTCCGGTTCGGGCGGTCCACTGGATCGGCGGACCCCGACTGGGACTTCGCCAGATCTACCTCGCTCATCTGGAGCGGTGCGGCATGGTTCATGCCGTGGCGGGCCAGATGTGCGGAGTGCTGCCGACGACTCGCTACCAGGCGACGGACACGGCAATCAGCCGGGACATCAGAACCCGGCTGGACAGCGCGATCCGCACCGGCGTACCGCCGGACCCGCGGACCGCGGCGCTCGCCGCACTGGCCCACGCGGTCGGACTCGGCAAGCACCTGTACCCCGGGAACGAGGGGCGCTCGTCGCGCTCCCGGCTCCGGGACCTGATCAGACACGACCCGATGGGCGGTCTCGTGGCGCATGCCGTGATGGACGTCCAGAACGGTGTGGCGGTCCAGCCACGCCGTAATCAGCAGACGGCAGGCGTGCCGTTGCAGCCGCAAGCGCAAGCGCGTCGCGGCAGCATGGCGCACACCTCCGTCCACTGA
- a CDS encoding helix-turn-helix domain-containing protein, with the protein MPTNVNPTVRRRRLGQELRRLREIKGMTAEEVAERLLVSQSKISRLENGRRSISQRDVRDLCGVYEVQDHRVVDSLMQMAKDSRQQGWWHAFGDIPYSVYIGLETDAESLRVYEPQVVPGLLQTRSYAEALINGALPEAPPSDIEKRVNVRARRQDRVNAPEHPLRLWAVIDESALRRLVGGEQVMIEQLEHLIEQSQLPHVTVQVLPFEMGAHPGINGQYAILEFPDAADSSVVYIEGVTSDLYLEKANDVQRYSVMYEHLRAQALNVDQTRQFISGIAKSYTR; encoded by the coding sequence GTGCCGACCAACGTCAATCCCACCGTCAGGCGACGCCGGTTGGGTCAGGAATTGCGCCGCCTCCGTGAGATCAAGGGCATGACCGCCGAGGAGGTGGCCGAGCGGCTGCTGGTCTCGCAGTCGAAGATCAGCCGCCTGGAGAACGGCCGCCGTTCCATCAGCCAGCGAGACGTGCGCGACCTCTGCGGCGTGTACGAGGTCCAGGACCACCGTGTGGTCGACTCCCTGATGCAGATGGCGAAGGACTCCCGTCAGCAGGGCTGGTGGCACGCCTTCGGCGACATCCCGTACAGCGTGTACATCGGGCTGGAGACCGACGCCGAGTCCCTCCGGGTCTACGAACCCCAGGTCGTCCCCGGCCTGCTTCAGACCCGGAGTTACGCGGAGGCCCTGATCAACGGCGCGCTGCCCGAGGCCCCGCCCTCCGACATCGAGAAGCGGGTCAACGTCCGGGCCCGCCGTCAGGATCGCGTCAACGCCCCGGAGCACCCCCTGCGCCTGTGGGCCGTCATCGACGAGTCCGCCCTGCGCCGGCTCGTCGGCGGTGAGCAGGTCATGATCGAACAGCTCGAGCACCTCATCGAACAGTCCCAGCTGCCCCATGTGACCGTGCAGGTACTGCCCTTCGAGATGGGGGCGCACCCCGGCATCAACGGCCAGTACGCCATTCTGGAATTCCCCGACGCGGCGGACTCCAGCGTCGTGTACATCGAAGGGGTCACCAGCGACCTCTACCTGGAGAAGGCGAACGACGTGCAGCGCTACAGCGTCATGTACGAGCACCTGCGGGCCCAGGCGCTGAACGTGGACCAGACCCGTCAGTTCATCAGCGGCATCGCCAAGAGCTACACCCGCTGA
- a CDS encoding DUF397 domain-containing protein codes for MAILQGATENWTKSSYSGGNGACVEVKSPVTQAIAVRDSKAPEGPSLSFVSGAWNTFVRDVASGSINA; via the coding sequence ATGGCCATTCTTCAGGGTGCTACGGAAAACTGGACGAAGTCGTCGTACTCCGGCGGCAACGGGGCGTGCGTCGAAGTGAAGTCGCCCGTCACGCAGGCCATCGCCGTGCGCGACTCGAAGGCGCCCGAAGGTCCCTCGCTCTCCTTCGTCTCCGGAGCGTGGAACACCTTCGTGCGCGATGTCGCGTCGGGTTCGATCAACGCCTGA
- a CDS encoding sodium:solute symporter family protein — translation MNSLDWAVLIGYFGVMVAIGLWSHKRVDNVSDFFTAGGKMPWWLSGISHHMSGYSAVMFTGYAGIAYQYGVTSFVTWSLPIAIGIGIGAKLFAPRLNRLRSRLHVASPLEYLKNRYNVPTQQALAWSGLLLKIVDVGAKWAAIATLLSVFTGATLTQGIFITGIVTAVYCTVGGLWADALTELGQFIIQLFAGVAMLVIVMSKLGGISSLWTVWDKLPEGHTEPTAGPYTVTFLLAYLFIKTFEYNGGMWNQAQRYMATDSARSATRSAYLSAGLWLVWPVVLFFPMWVAPLLVEAQKPDASDSYALMTEQLMPHGLLGLVVVGFFSHTMAMCSSDANAIAAVFTRDIAPVFSKAARTWSNRSGLMAARLSTLAFLGLSMALATQINSPTFKDIISVVIKWVAGLMGPIAIPFMLGLLRRFRRSGPTAALTSWAAGLLAFFFTNYNLDGSVKTDVALQYQVALPLAISLVLYIVIGFIKPEDTPERDALIETINSDAGGPGGAAGAAAVPAQKPGPESTGVPEGVKD, via the coding sequence ATGAACAGTCTCGACTGGGCCGTGCTCATCGGATACTTCGGTGTGATGGTCGCGATCGGACTCTGGTCGCACAAGCGCGTGGACAACGTCAGCGACTTCTTCACGGCCGGCGGCAAGATGCCGTGGTGGCTGTCTGGCATCTCGCACCACATGTCCGGTTACAGCGCGGTGATGTTCACCGGCTACGCGGGCATCGCCTATCAGTACGGCGTCACGTCCTTCGTGACGTGGTCGCTGCCGATCGCGATCGGCATCGGCATCGGCGCAAAGCTCTTCGCACCCCGTCTCAACCGGCTGCGCTCGCGACTGCACGTCGCCTCGCCGCTGGAGTACCTGAAGAACCGCTACAACGTCCCGACCCAGCAGGCCCTGGCCTGGTCCGGACTGCTGCTGAAGATCGTGGACGTCGGTGCCAAGTGGGCGGCCATCGCCACTCTGCTCTCCGTCTTCACGGGCGCCACCCTCACTCAGGGCATCTTCATCACCGGCATCGTCACGGCCGTGTACTGCACGGTCGGCGGACTGTGGGCCGACGCGCTCACGGAGCTCGGGCAGTTCATCATCCAGCTCTTCGCCGGTGTGGCCATGCTGGTGATCGTCATGAGCAAGCTCGGCGGCATCAGCTCACTGTGGACGGTCTGGGACAAGCTGCCGGAGGGCCACACGGAGCCGACGGCGGGCCCCTACACGGTGACCTTCCTGCTGGCTTACCTCTTCATCAAGACCTTCGAGTACAACGGCGGCATGTGGAACCAGGCCCAGCGCTACATGGCGACGGACTCCGCACGTTCCGCGACCCGTTCGGCCTACCTGTCCGCCGGTCTGTGGCTGGTCTGGCCCGTCGTGCTCTTCTTCCCGATGTGGGTGGCACCGCTGCTCGTCGAGGCACAGAAGCCCGACGCATCGGACAGTTACGCCCTGATGACCGAGCAGCTGATGCCGCACGGGCTGCTGGGGCTGGTCGTCGTCGGGTTCTTCTCGCACACGATGGCCATGTGCTCCTCCGACGCCAACGCCATCGCGGCGGTCTTCACCCGGGACATCGCACCGGTCTTCTCCAAGGCGGCCCGCACCTGGAGCAACCGCAGCGGACTCATGGCCGCGCGCCTGTCCACCCTCGCGTTCCTCGGCCTGTCCATGGCGCTGGCCACCCAGATCAACTCGCCGACGTTCAAGGACATCATCTCGGTCGTCATCAAGTGGGTGGCCGGACTGATGGGTCCGATCGCCATCCCGTTCATGCTGGGCCTGCTGCGCAGGTTCCGCCGGTCGGGCCCGACGGCGGCGCTCACAAGCTGGGCGGCGGGGCTGCTCGCCTTCTTCTTCACCAACTACAACCTCGACGGTTCGGTGAAGACGGACGTCGCCCTCCAGTACCAGGTGGCCCTGCCGCTGGCGATCTCCCTGGTGCTCTACATCGTCATCGGCTTCATCAAGCCCGAGGACACCCCGGAGCGCGACGCCTTGATCGAGACGATCAACTCGGACGCCGGTGGCCCCGGCGGCGCAGCCGGTGCGGCAGCCGTGCCCGCGCAGAAGCCCGGCCCGGAGAGCACGGGGGTCCCGGAAGGCGTGAAGGACTGA
- a CDS encoding ADP-ribosylglycohydrolase family protein: MSTGTTAVWGRVQQQDFRGRVRGSLLGGAIGDALGAGVSGLTLEAIRAAHGVDGVTDFVAVHGRRGAVTAVTQLTLFTVDGLIRAQVRRDIGAWHPPTDVHRAHLRWAATQSAWGPDERRKDNGWLAREEWLYTRRAPTRECLVGFGDATMGTLAVPKNPAARDSAALTRSAPFGLLVGWEPQLVLQLAVECAAHTHGHATAQLAAGALAVMVHGLARGETLDGSVQHALALLAERPGNEQVTEALRQALGSVRQGIPGPALIEALGDTDSAEEVLAVALYCALVGEDVRHGLRLAVNHSGPSAATGAVCGALLGALHGETALPPAWLAELEGRSTLLELSDDFAMEMTQGPALHSPTAVAPGWLARYPRD, from the coding sequence GTGAGCACAGGGACCACAGCCGTCTGGGGTCGTGTCCAGCAGCAGGACTTCCGCGGCCGGGTACGGGGATCCCTGCTCGGCGGTGCCATCGGGGACGCCCTCGGCGCGGGTGTCTCGGGGCTCACCCTGGAGGCCATACGCGCTGCCCACGGCGTGGACGGGGTGACCGACTTCGTCGCCGTGCACGGCAGACGGGGCGCCGTCACCGCCGTCACCCAGCTCACCCTCTTCACCGTCGACGGGCTGATCCGCGCCCAGGTGCGCCGCGACATCGGCGCCTGGCACCCGCCCACCGACGTGCACCGCGCCCATCTGCGCTGGGCGGCCACCCAGAGCGCCTGGGGGCCCGACGAACGCCGCAAGGACAACGGCTGGCTCGCCAGGGAGGAATGGCTGTACACCCGCCGCGCCCCCACCCGGGAGTGCCTCGTCGGCTTCGGTGACGCCACGATGGGCACGCTCGCCGTCCCCAAGAACCCCGCGGCGCGTGACTCGGCCGCGCTCACCCGCTCCGCGCCCTTCGGGCTGCTCGTCGGCTGGGAGCCCCAGCTCGTCCTCCAGCTGGCCGTCGAATGCGCCGCCCACACCCACGGCCACGCCACAGCCCAGCTCGCCGCCGGAGCGCTCGCCGTCATGGTTCACGGACTGGCCCGGGGGGAGACCCTGGACGGCTCGGTGCAGCACGCGCTCGCCCTGCTCGCCGAGCGTCCGGGCAACGAACAGGTCACCGAGGCGCTACGGCAGGCCCTCGGCTCCGTACGCCAGGGGATTCCCGGGCCGGCACTCATCGAGGCGCTCGGCGACACCGACTCGGCGGAGGAGGTCCTCGCCGTGGCGCTCTACTGCGCACTGGTGGGCGAGGACGTACGCCACGGGCTGCGGCTGGCCGTGAACCACTCCGGGCCGTCCGCGGCCACAGGGGCCGTCTGCGGGGCCCTTCTCGGGGCCCTGCACGGCGAGACCGCGCTGCCGCCGGCCTGGCTGGCGGAACTGGAGGGGCGCTCGACGCTCCTCGAACTCTCCGACGACTTCGCGATGGAGATGACCCAGGGGCCCGCCCTGCACAGTCCGACCGCGGTCGCCCCTGGCTGGCTGGCCCGCTATCCGCGGGACTGA
- a CDS encoding carboxymuconolactone decarboxylase family protein, translated as MDARLNMFASPFAAKFLRHINSAGKVVTDSGLPAATQELVKIRASQINGCGFCLDMHTKEAAAAGETGLRLNLVAAWREATVFTDAERAALELTEQGTRIADAAGGVTDEAWANAAKHYDEDQLAALVGLIAVINAYNRMNVMVQQPAGDYQPGMFG; from the coding sequence ATGGATGCTCGTCTGAACATGTTCGCCAGCCCCTTCGCGGCCAAGTTCCTGAGGCACATCAACTCGGCGGGCAAGGTGGTCACGGACTCGGGACTGCCGGCCGCGACACAGGAGCTGGTGAAGATCCGCGCCAGCCAGATCAACGGCTGTGGATTCTGCCTCGACATGCACACCAAGGAGGCCGCCGCCGCCGGCGAGACGGGGCTCCGCCTCAACCTGGTCGCGGCCTGGCGGGAGGCGACCGTCTTCACCGACGCCGAGCGTGCCGCGCTGGAGCTGACGGAGCAGGGCACCCGTATCGCCGACGCGGCCGGCGGCGTGACGGACGAGGCGTGGGCGAACGCCGCGAAGCACTACGACGAGGACCAGCTCGCCGCCCTGGTGGGCCTGATCGCCGTGATCAACGCCTACAACCGGATGAACGTCATGGTCCAGCAGCCTGCCGGTGACTACCAGCCGGGCATGTTCGGCTGA
- a CDS encoding DUF397 domain-containing protein — translation MSSRGADLEVADGFPGLVPVRDSKVAAGPILIVAAPAWAAFVDGVRTEVL, via the coding sequence GTGAGTTCCAGGGGAGCAGACCTCGAGGTGGCCGACGGCTTCCCCGGCCTGGTGCCTGTCCGGGACAGCAAGGTCGCGGCCGGTCCCATCCTCATCGTCGCCGCACCCGCATGGGCCGCCTTCGTCGACGGCGTACGGACGGAAGTCCTGTGA
- a CDS encoding DUF397 domain-containing protein — MTAVHDLSSATWRKSSCSDGGANNCLEVADGFPGLVPVRDSKVSDGPCLVIAAPAWSAFVAHAAHPTPSSVG, encoded by the coding sequence GTGACGGCCGTACACGACCTCTCCAGCGCCACCTGGCGCAAATCCAGCTGCAGCGACGGTGGTGCGAACAACTGCCTCGAAGTCGCCGACGGCTTCCCGGGGCTCGTGCCCGTCCGCGACAGCAAGGTCTCCGACGGTCCCTGCCTCGTCATCGCCGCGCCCGCCTGGTCGGCCTTCGTCGCCCACGCCGCTCACCCCACGCCGTCGAGCGTCGGATAG
- a CDS encoding alkene reductase, whose amino-acid sequence MTNAATSSPKLFETVALGPLTLPHRIVMAPLTRNRATPEGVPTPLMATYYAQRASAALIIAEASTPNPVGQTYPNITAIHSPAHVAGWRRVTEAVRAEGGQMFLQIQHGGRAGHPDTSGLTPVAPSPIALPETIHTPAGRVPSVVPREMTADDIASTVADFASAARNAIEAGFEGVEVHSANGHLLHQFLAQGTNRRTDGYGGSVDHRIRFAVEVTEAVAAAIGPERVGLRVSPWSTVNGVEEGDTEEIYPALLGALAGTGLAYLHVGYADPEDPVFQRIRKDWPGTLIANPVLPKDRIPEDGGLAHGERLLAAGADVIALGRPFLANPDLIRRMRTGAPVNQVRDAYMMYVGGETGYTDYPTLDGVG is encoded by the coding sequence ATGACGAACGCAGCCACTTCCTCCCCGAAGCTCTTCGAGACCGTCGCCCTCGGCCCCCTCACCCTTCCCCACCGCATCGTGATGGCACCGCTTACCCGGAACCGCGCCACGCCGGAGGGTGTACCGACCCCGCTGATGGCCACCTACTACGCCCAGCGGGCCTCGGCCGCGCTGATCATCGCCGAGGCGTCCACGCCGAACCCCGTGGGCCAGACCTACCCGAACATCACGGCGATCCACAGCCCGGCCCACGTCGCCGGATGGCGCCGGGTGACCGAGGCCGTCCGCGCTGAGGGCGGGCAGATGTTCCTCCAGATCCAGCACGGCGGGCGCGCGGGCCACCCCGACACCAGCGGACTCACGCCCGTCGCCCCCTCACCGATCGCGCTGCCCGAGACGATCCACACCCCGGCCGGGCGCGTGCCATCGGTCGTACCCCGCGAGATGACCGCCGATGACATCGCGTCCACCGTCGCGGACTTCGCCTCGGCGGCCCGCAACGCGATCGAGGCGGGCTTCGAGGGAGTCGAGGTGCACAGCGCGAACGGCCATCTGCTGCACCAGTTCCTCGCCCAGGGGACCAACCGGCGGACCGACGGCTACGGCGGGTCCGTGGATCACCGCATCCGCTTCGCCGTGGAGGTGACCGAGGCCGTGGCCGCGGCGATCGGCCCCGAGCGGGTCGGCCTGCGCGTCTCACCGTGGAGCACGGTCAACGGCGTCGAGGAGGGCGACACCGAGGAGATCTACCCGGCGCTCCTCGGGGCGCTGGCGGGGACGGGCCTGGCCTATCTGCACGTGGGGTACGCCGACCCGGAGGACCCGGTCTTCCAGCGGATCCGGAAGGACTGGCCCGGAACCCTGATCGCCAACCCGGTGCTGCCGAAGGACCGCATCCCGGAAGACGGCGGCCTCGCCCACGGCGAGCGGCTCCTGGCCGCCGGAGCCGACGTGATCGCGCTCGGCCGCCCCTTCCTCGCCAACCCCGACCTGATCCGGCGGATGCGCACGGGCGCTCCGGTGAACCAGGTCCGGGACGCGTACATGATGTACGTCGGCGGGGAGACGGGCTACACGGACTATCCGACGCTCGACGGCGTGGGGTGA
- a CDS encoding MerR family transcriptional regulator — MRIGELARRTGVSERSLRYYGTQGLLTADRTPGGHRDYPEGAVDRVIRIQEFYAAGLASAKIAELLPCVRDADGGPSEIATPRLVGDLSMERDRIDRKIDELRRSREVLDDVIATAAGETANGG, encoded by the coding sequence ATGCGGATCGGCGAGCTGGCCAGGCGTACGGGCGTGAGCGAGCGCTCCTTGCGCTACTACGGGACCCAGGGGCTGCTGACGGCGGACCGTACGCCCGGCGGCCACCGGGACTACCCCGAGGGCGCGGTCGACCGCGTGATCCGCATCCAGGAGTTCTACGCGGCCGGGCTGGCCAGCGCGAAGATCGCCGAGCTGCTTCCCTGCGTACGGGACGCGGACGGCGGCCCCTCCGAGATCGCCACCCCGCGCCTGGTCGGCGACCTGTCCATGGAGCGCGACCGCATCGACCGCAAGATCGACGAACTTCGCCGCTCCCGGGAGGTTCTGGACGACGTGATCGCGACGGCGGCGGGCGAGACCGCGAACGGGGGCTGA